CGGAGCTGGCGACCGCCGTCGCCGAGGCCGAGCGGGAGCTGGGGGAGACCGGGCGGGTGCTGCTGCGGCCCTCCGGGACCGAGCCGTTGGTGCGGGTGATGGTCGAGGCCGCGGACATCGAGCAGGCCCGTGCTGTGGCGGGGCGGCTGGCTGATGCGGTGAAGTCCGCGTTGGGGTAGTGAGCGGGGAGGGGGTGGGGGGTGCTGTGGTGGTTCGGCCGCGGGTGTGTTGTGGCTGGGCGCGCAGTTCCCCGCGCCCCTGGCGGGGTTGTGCTGATCCCAGGTGCTTGGTTCCCCGCGCCCCTGGTGGGTGGCTAGCGGGTGGTGGTGCTGGGTGGGCTTGTGCGGTGGCGTCTCCAGAGGTGTTTCTGGGCCAGCAGGGTCAGGGTGCCTGCCAGGGTGATGCCCGCCAGGTTCAGCAGGAGTTGTTCCGTGGAGCCCCAGGCCTGGCGGTACTCGTCGTAGGCGAAGGCCACCGCCGCGTTGGCCGCCGCCGGGATCGTCGTCACGGAGATCGCCACCCCCACCAGCGCGCCCGACTTCGACGACGTCAGGGAGAGGGTGCCGGCCACGCCCGCCAGGAGCGCCACGACGAAGGAGAACGCGTCGGGGCGGTAGATGAAGTTGGTGTTGGGGCGCTCCGCCTCCAACTGGACCCGGGTGAACTGGCCGAGGGCGTCCATGAGGTACGTGAAGCCGACCGTCACCGCCATCGCCACCGCGAACCCGGCCAGCAGGGCGATCAGTGAGCGCAGCGCGAGCCGCGGGGCCCGCTGGATCAGCGCGGTGCAGACGCCGGCGAGCGGGCCGAACTCGGGTCCCACGGCCATCGCGCCCACGATCAGGATCGCGTTGTCGAGGACCACGCCGCAGGCCGCGATCATCGTGGCCAGGGTGATGAACGCGAGGTAGGTGACGGAGAGCGTGGACTCCTCGTGGGTGGCCTCCGACAACTGCTCCCACAGGACCGCGTCCGCGCCCTCGCCCGGCGCGTCCTCCTCGGCCTGGTCGGCCCGCTCGGACAGCGACAGGTCGATCCCCTCGACGGCGATGGACCCGGTCCTGTCGAGGCCCAGGTCCCGCAGCCCGGCGAGGAGGTCGTCGGCCGCCTCGCGGGCGACGTCGCACAGGACCAGGTCGCCCGCCGGGTCGCGGGCCGCGCCCGGCAGCACCACCAGGTGGGCGGTGCCGACGGTCGCCCCGATCAGACGGACCACGTCGTCGGTCGTCCCGGACGGTGTGATCAGACGCAGATGCAGCATGCCGCTCATCTAACAGGCAGCGGCCGCGAGGACCACGGCCGGCCGGTCAGAGCTTGCGCAGCCGCAGCCGCTGCACCTTGTGGTCGGGGCCCTTGCGGATGACCAGGGTGGCCCGGCCGCGGGTGGGGGCGATGTTCTCCACCAGGTTGGGGAGGTTGATGGTGCGCCACTGGGTGCGCGCGTAGTCGAGGGCTTCTTCCTCGGAGACCTGGGTGTAGGTGCGGAAGTACGACGACGGGTCCTGGAACGCGGTGGCGCGCAGCTGGCGGAACCGGTTGAGGTACCACCGCTCGACGTCGTCGGGGTGGGCGTCGACGTACACGCTGAAGTCGAAGTAGTCGGCCAGGGCCACCCGGGTGCGGCCGTCCTGGCCCGGCAGCGCGGGCTGGAGGACGTTGAGGCCCTCGACGATCAGGATGTCGGGGCGGCGCACCACGAGCTTCTCGCCCGGGACGATGTCGTAGATCAGGTGGGAGTAGACGGGGGCCGTCACCTCGTCCTTGCCCGCCTTGATGTCGGCGACGAAGCGGGTGAGCGCGCGGCGGTCGTACGACTCGGGAAAACCTTTCCGCGCCATCAGGCCGCGCGCCTTCAGCTCCTTGGTCGGCAGCAGGAAGCCGTCGGTGGTGACGCGCTCCACCCTGGGGTGCTCGGGCCAGCGGGAGAGCAGCGCCTGGAGCAGCCGGGCGACGGTGGACTTGCCGCCCGCGACGGAACCCGCCACCCCTATGACGAACGGCGTCCCCGACTGGGAGCCCTTCTCGCCGAGGAAGGTGTTCAGGGCGCCGCGCAGGCCGTCGGTGGCGCCGACGTAGAGGTTGAGGAGCCGGGAGAGCGGGAGGTAGATGTCCCGCACCTCGTCGAGGTCGATGACATCGCCGAGGCCGCGCAGCTTCTCCACCTCGTCGGCGGTGAGCGGCAGCGGCGTCTTGTGCCGCAGCGCGCTCCACTCGGCTCGGGTGAGATCGACGTAGGGAGTCGCCTCCGGCCTGTGCCGGTGGGCGCTCCGGGGCATCGGGGAGACCGGAGAGATCACAGTCCATTGTTAACGGAGTTTGAACGGGGCGGAGGGTGGGGTCGGTCACGTCGGCCGAACGGCCGTCGCCATTTCCGGAATCGGGCACGACGTGCCGTGTTCTGACCGGGTCCGGCGCCTAGGCTGCCGCTCATGTGCGGAATTGTGGGATACGTGGGGTCGCAGTCGGCGCTTGACGTGGTGATGGCCGGACTGAAGCGGCTGGAGTACCGGGGGTACGACTCGGCGGGCGTGGCGGTGCCCGCGGACGGGGGGCTGGCCGCGGCGAAGCGGGCGGGCAAGCTCGTCAACCTGGAGAAGGAACTGCTGGAGCGGCCGCTGCCGAGCGGCTCGACGGGCATCGGGCACACCCGCTGGGCCACCCACGGCGGCCCGACCGACACCAACGCCCACCCGCATCTCGACAACGCGGGCCGGGTCGCCGTCGTCCACAACGGGATCATCGAGAACTTCGCGGCGCTCAGGGCCGAGCTGGCCGAGCGCGGGCACGACCTGGTCTCCGAGACCGACACCGAGGTCGTCGCGCACCTGCTCGCCGAGGAGTTCTCGGCGAGCGCCGACCTCGCCGAGGCGATGCGGCTGGTGTGCCGGCGGCTCGAAGGGGCGTTCACGCTGGTCGCGGTGCACGCCGACGAACCGGACGTGGTGGTCGGCGCCCGCCGCAACTCGCCGCTGGTGGTGGGCGTGGGGGAGGGCGAGTCGTTCCTCGCCTCCGACGTCGCCGCGTTCATCGCGCACACCCGCTCGGCGATCGAGCTGGGCCAGGACCAGGTGGTGGAGCTGCGCCGGGACGGCGTCACGGTGACCGGCTTCGACGGCACCCCGGCCGAGGTCCGCTCCTACCACGTCGACTGGGACGCGTCGGCGGCGGAGAAGGGCGGCTACGACTACTTCATGCTGAAGGAGATCGCCGAGCAGCCCAAGGCGGTCGCCGACACCCTGCTGGGCCGGATCGACGCGGCCGGGTCGCTGACCCTCGACGAGGTCAGGATCGGCGCCGCCGAACTGCGCGAGCTGGACAAGGTCGTGATCGTCGCGTGCGGGACGGCCTTCCACGCCGGTCTGATCGCCAAGTACGCGATCGAGCACTGGACGCGGCTGCCCTGCGAGGTGGAGCTGGCCAGCGAGTTCCGCTACCGGGACCCGATCCTCGACCCGCGGTCCCTGGTGATCGCGATCTCCCAGTCGGGCGAGACGATGGACACCCTGATGGCGGTGCGGCACGCCAGGGAGCAGGGCTCCAAGGTGCTGGCCATCTGCAACACCAACGGGTCGACGATCCCCCGGGAGTCCGACGCGGTGCTGTACACGCACGCGGGGCCCGAGGTCGCCGTCGCCTCCACGAAGGCGTTCCTGACGCAGCTCGTCGCCTGCTACCTCGTCGCGCTGTACCTGGGGCAGGTGCGGGGCACCAAGTGGGGCGACGAGATCCGCGCGGTGATCAGGGACCTGTCGCGGATCTCCGGCGCGGTCGAGCGGGTCCTGGAGACGATGGAGCCGGTGCGGGCGCTGGCCAGGTCGCTCGCCGGCAAGAAGACCGTGCTGTTCCTGGGGCGGCACGTGGGCTACCCGGTCGCCCTCGAGGGCGCGCTCAAGCTCAAGGAGCTGGCCTACATGCACGCGGAGGGGTTCGCGGCGGGCGAGCTGAAGCACGGGCCGATCGCCCTGATCGAGGAGGATCTGCCGGTGGTGGTGGTCGTTCCCTCGCCGCGCGGGCGGTCGGTGCTGCACGACAAGATCGTCTCCAACATCCAGGAGATCAGGGCGCGCGGTGCCCGCACGATCGTGATCGCGGAGGAGGGCGACGAGGCGGTCGTCCCGTACGCGGACCATCTGATCCGCGTCCCGGCCACGCCGACGCTGCTGCAACCGCTGGTCTCGACGGTCCCGTTGCAGGTCTTCGCCTGCGAGCTGGCCACGGCCCGCGGCAACGAGGTGGAC
The sequence above is a segment of the Streptomyces griseoviridis genome. Coding sequences within it:
- a CDS encoding DUF389 domain-containing protein, whose translation is MLHLRLITPSGTTDDVVRLIGATVGTAHLVVLPGAARDPAGDLVLCDVAREAADDLLAGLRDLGLDRTGSIAVEGIDLSLSERADQAEEDAPGEGADAVLWEQLSEATHEESTLSVTYLAFITLATMIAACGVVLDNAILIVGAMAVGPEFGPLAGVCTALIQRAPRLALRSLIALLAGFAVAMAVTVGFTYLMDALGQFTRVQLEAERPNTNFIYRPDAFSFVVALLAGVAGTLSLTSSKSGALVGVAISVTTIPAAANAAVAFAYDEYRQAWGSTEQLLLNLAGITLAGTLTLLAQKHLWRRHRTSPPSTTTR
- the coaA gene encoding type I pantothenate kinase, which produces MPRSAHRHRPEATPYVDLTRAEWSALRHKTPLPLTADEVEKLRGLGDVIDLDEVRDIYLPLSRLLNLYVGATDGLRGALNTFLGEKGSQSGTPFVIGVAGSVAGGKSTVARLLQALLSRWPEHPRVERVTTDGFLLPTKELKARGLMARKGFPESYDRRALTRFVADIKAGKDEVTAPVYSHLIYDIVPGEKLVVRRPDILIVEGLNVLQPALPGQDGRTRVALADYFDFSVYVDAHPDDVERWYLNRFRQLRATAFQDPSSYFRTYTQVSEEEALDYARTQWRTINLPNLVENIAPTRGRATLVIRKGPDHKVQRLRLRKL
- the glmS gene encoding glutamine--fructose-6-phosphate transaminase (isomerizing): MCGIVGYVGSQSALDVVMAGLKRLEYRGYDSAGVAVPADGGLAAAKRAGKLVNLEKELLERPLPSGSTGIGHTRWATHGGPTDTNAHPHLDNAGRVAVVHNGIIENFAALRAELAERGHDLVSETDTEVVAHLLAEEFSASADLAEAMRLVCRRLEGAFTLVAVHADEPDVVVGARRNSPLVVGVGEGESFLASDVAAFIAHTRSAIELGQDQVVELRRDGVTVTGFDGTPAEVRSYHVDWDASAAEKGGYDYFMLKEIAEQPKAVADTLLGRIDAAGSLTLDEVRIGAAELRELDKVVIVACGTAFHAGLIAKYAIEHWTRLPCEVELASEFRYRDPILDPRSLVIAISQSGETMDTLMAVRHAREQGSKVLAICNTNGSTIPRESDAVLYTHAGPEVAVASTKAFLTQLVACYLVALYLGQVRGTKWGDEIRAVIRDLSRISGAVERVLETMEPVRALARSLAGKKTVLFLGRHVGYPVALEGALKLKELAYMHAEGFAAGELKHGPIALIEEDLPVVVVVPSPRGRSVLHDKIVSNIQEIRARGARTIVIAEEGDEAVVPYADHLIRVPATPTLLQPLVSTVPLQVFACELATARGNEVDQPRNLAKSVTVE